One genomic window of Diospyros lotus cultivar Yz01 chromosome 8, ASM1463336v1, whole genome shotgun sequence includes the following:
- the LOC127808032 gene encoding WUSCHEL-related homeobox 8-like isoform X2, with protein sequence MGMARNVAVAGADELLAIMEWEKQELQQQQQLNGGDGGGLYVKVMTDEQMELLRRQISAYATICEQLVEMHKAITAQQDLAGMRLGNIYCDSLVTSAGHKITARQRWTPTPMQLQILENIFDQGTGTPSKQKIKEITIELAQHGQISETNVYNWFQNRRARSKRKQLVGVSNNAESEAETEMESPKEKKTKPESIQTHENAAQRAGNVYIQSPELSAEMHYLDALPNAGEPMFPLDHGLRSPGSLGHFAMYESIPSMNGPFDWQNGNSRGL encoded by the exons ATGGGAATGGCGAGGAACGTTGCCGTGGCTGGGGCCGACGAGCTACTGGCAATTATGGAGTGGGAAAAGCAAGagctgcagcagcagcagcagctgaaCGGCGGCGACGGCGGTGGGTTGTACGTGAAGGTGATGACCGACGAGCAGATGGAGCTTCTGCGGCGTCAGATCTCGGCCTACGCCACTATCTGCGAGCAACTCGTTGAGATGCACAAGGCCATCACTGCCCAACAGGACCTTGCTg GAATGAGGCTGGGTAATATATACTGTGATTCATTGGTGACATCTGCCGGCCACAAAATCACTGCAAGGCAGCGCTGGACTCCAACACCTATGCAACTTCAAATTCTGGAAAACATCTTTGATCAAGGCACTGGAACCCCAAGCAAGCAGAAGATCAAAGAAATAACCATTGAGCTGGCACAACATGGACAAATTTCTGAAACAAATGTCTATAACTGGTTTCAGAACAGGAGAGCTCGATCCAAAAGAAAGCAGTTGGTTGGGGTGTCAAACAATGCAGAATCAGAAGCAGAGACTGAAATGGAGTCgccaaaagagaagaaaacaaaaccaGAGAGCATCCAAACCCATGAGAACGCAGCACAAAGGGCTGGAAATGTATATATTCAAAGTCCAGAGCTAAGTGCTGAAATGCATTACTTGGATGCCCTGCCAAATGCAGGGGAGCCTATGTTTCCATTAGATCATGGTTTGAGATCTCCTGGCAGTTTGGGCCATTTCGCCATGTATGAGAGCATCCCGAGTAT GAATGGACCATTTGATTGGCAAAATGGAAATTCCAGGGGGCTTTAG
- the LOC127808029 gene encoding HMG1/2-like protein — protein MKGGKSNAKADNKLSVKKGAAKAGRKSSKKEKDPNKPKRPPSAFFVFMEEFRQQYKEKHPNNKSVSVVGKAGGDKWKSLSDAEKAPYIDQAEKRKKEYEKKMEAYNKKLAQGSSAAEEDESDKSRSEVHDDEEDDEGSGEEEDDD, from the exons ATGAAAGGAGGAAAATCGAATGCCAAGGCAGACAATAA GCTGTCTGTGAAGAAAGGAGCTGCAAAAGCAGGCAGAAAATCAAGTAAGAAGGAAAAGGACCCTAACAAGCCTAAGAGGCCTCCGAGCGCTTTCTTCGTCTTCAT GGAAGAGTTCCGACAACAGTACAAAGAGAAACATCCAAACAACAAATCTGTCTCTGTA GTTGGCAAGGCTGGTGGTGACAAATGGAAGTCATTGTCTGATGCT GAGAAGGCGCCATATATAGACCAGGCAGAGAAGCGAAAGAAGGAATACGAAAAAAAGATGGAAGCTTACAACAAGAAGCTG GCTCAAGGATCTAGTGCTGCAGAGGAGGATGAGTCTGACAAGTCTAGGTCTGAAGTTCATGAtgatgaggaagatgatgaAGGCAGTGGCGAG GAGGAAGATGATGACTAA
- the LOC127808032 gene encoding WUSCHEL-related homeobox 8-like isoform X1 produces the protein MGMARNVAVAGADELLAIMEWEKQELQQQQQLNGGDGGGLYVKVMTDEQMELLRRQISAYATICEQLVEMHKAITAQQDLAGMRLGNIYCDSLVTSAGHKITARQRWTPTPMQLQILENIFDQGTGTPSKQKIKEITIELAQHGQISETNVYNWFQNRRARSKRKQLVGVSNNAESEAETEMESPKEKKTKPESIQTHENAAQRAGNVYIQSPELSAEMHYLDALPNAGEPMFPLDHGLRSPGSLGHFAMYESIPRMDHLIGKMEIPGGFSPFQRVEGDDI, from the exons ATGGGAATGGCGAGGAACGTTGCCGTGGCTGGGGCCGACGAGCTACTGGCAATTATGGAGTGGGAAAAGCAAGagctgcagcagcagcagcagctgaaCGGCGGCGACGGCGGTGGGTTGTACGTGAAGGTGATGACCGACGAGCAGATGGAGCTTCTGCGGCGTCAGATCTCGGCCTACGCCACTATCTGCGAGCAACTCGTTGAGATGCACAAGGCCATCACTGCCCAACAGGACCTTGCTg GAATGAGGCTGGGTAATATATACTGTGATTCATTGGTGACATCTGCCGGCCACAAAATCACTGCAAGGCAGCGCTGGACTCCAACACCTATGCAACTTCAAATTCTGGAAAACATCTTTGATCAAGGCACTGGAACCCCAAGCAAGCAGAAGATCAAAGAAATAACCATTGAGCTGGCACAACATGGACAAATTTCTGAAACAAATGTCTATAACTGGTTTCAGAACAGGAGAGCTCGATCCAAAAGAAAGCAGTTGGTTGGGGTGTCAAACAATGCAGAATCAGAAGCAGAGACTGAAATGGAGTCgccaaaagagaagaaaacaaaaccaGAGAGCATCCAAACCCATGAGAACGCAGCACAAAGGGCTGGAAATGTATATATTCAAAGTCCAGAGCTAAGTGCTGAAATGCATTACTTGGATGCCCTGCCAAATGCAGGGGAGCCTATGTTTCCATTAGATCATGGTTTGAGATCTCCTGGCAGTTTGGGCCATTTCGCCATGTATGAGAGCATCCCGA GAATGGACCATTTGATTGGCAAAATGGAAATTCCAGGGGGCTTTAGTCCCTTTCAGCGTGTGGAAGGAGACGACATCTAA